The Lysobacter sp. genome includes a window with the following:
- the rnfB gene encoding Rnf electron transport complex subunit RnfB — MSVDVLERLDRILPQTQCGQCGYAGCRPYAEAMARGAAGVDRCPPGGDAGARALARVLGVPAQPYDRTRGTHKPGQVAVVVEADCIGCTKCIQACPVDAIIGAAKHMHVVIEPLCTGCELCIPACPVDCIVLVPPLESEPG; from the coding sequence GTGAGCGTCGACGTCCTCGAACGCCTCGACCGTATCCTGCCGCAGACGCAATGCGGGCAATGCGGTTACGCAGGCTGCCGGCCGTATGCGGAGGCGATGGCGCGCGGCGCGGCCGGCGTCGATCGTTGCCCACCCGGCGGCGATGCCGGCGCACGCGCGCTCGCACGCGTGCTGGGCGTGCCGGCGCAGCCCTACGACCGCACGCGCGGCACGCACAAACCCGGGCAGGTGGCGGTGGTGGTGGAAGCGGACTGCATCGGCTGCACCAAGTGCATCCAGGCCTGCCCGGTCGACGCCATCATCGGCGCGGCCAAGCACATGCACGTGGTGATCGAACCGCTGTGCACCGGCTGCGAGCTGTGCATTCCCGCGTGCCCGGTGGATTGCATCGTACTGGTCCCGCCTCTCGAATCGGAGCCGGGCTGA